CCCCCTGGGTGCTCGGCATCGCCGGGCTTCGGGGCGTGGTCCTGCCGGTGGTGGACCTGGCCCTGCGCCTGGGGCTGGAGCCGGGCCCGGAGTCGCGCCACCAGAGGATCGTGGTGGTGCGGGACGGCGAGGAGCTCCTGGGGTTCCGGGTGGACCGGGTGGTGGGGGTGGTTCGGCTCGGTCCGTCCGAGGCGGCCGAGGAGGGGACGAACCGATTCCTGCGGGGGATGGGCAGAGATCGGGAGGGCCGCACGCTGGGGCTGCTGGATCCGGAGGCTCTGTGCGAGTTCCGGGTGGGTCAGGAGTGGAACGCCGCATGAGCGAGGGGAGGCTGGAGTTCCTGTGCTTCGACGTGGGGCGGCGGCGTTTCGCCGTCGACATCCGGGTCGTGCGCGAAATCCTCCGGCCCCGGCCGCTGACCCGGGTGCCGGGGGCCCCGCCCACGCTCCGGGGGGTGTTCAACCTGCGGGGCGAGCTGATCCCGGTGGCCGACGTCCACCGGATCCTGGGCGAGGTCCCGCCGCCCAGGGCGGGCGAGGAGGCCAAGCTGCTCGTGG
This is a stretch of genomic DNA from Deferrisoma camini S3R1. It encodes these proteins:
- a CDS encoding chemotaxis protein CheW, which produces MSEGRLEFLCFDVGRRRFAVDIRVVREILRPRPLTRVPGAPPTLRGVFNLRGELIPVADVHRILGEVPPPRAGEEAKLLVVHPGGRPFGIEVDRLAEVESVPLDALAPVPGSEEPGASLVVAMFRRTDAAEDVVLVLRAGALLPEPVVKEVTHEGV
- a CDS encoding chemotaxis protein CheW, translated to MPDRTEALAAWRARLRQVLDAEALVEPEEEAPETPAVRTELLEVEVSGERYGLPVECVAEILRPRPITPVPRTPPWVLGIAGLRGVVLPVVDLALRLGLEPGPESRHQRIVVVRDGEELLGFRVDRVVGVVRLGPSEAAEEGTNRFLRGMGRDREGRTLGLLDPEALCEFRVGQEWNAA